The proteins below come from a single uncultured Dethiosulfovibrio sp. genomic window:
- a CDS encoding LuxR C-terminal-related transcriptional regulator, with amino-acid sequence MTNVQKDYRPQVHYYSDRLRDKLSMIGDFRTTFIEAPSGAGKTTAVQDFLNGSGLENPSVRWFVASEEPHTSGWRRFCLVLEEIDPYAGSRLLGLGFPVEDNQGEIAQVLIGLVCNDETYLVCDNFQFIQKNLPPSVWRALVEHGGKGLRLVILTQQLSSRGLAILGNASVLRIEDEDLCLREEEIGGYYGLAGVNLDSEQRRRLYLYSEGWIAALYLQLVGYIRTGSLEGRSSIYELVNELFWKDLSFQDRQVLLRLSPFDNFTVPQLCSLLGLDRVPEELMDSLMGWMFIRYDIESRRYFIHSILLDFIRSVIRDEPDSFQRSVLAAAGRWCADRGEKTQALIFFYRLGDYGEILSLDLHCSDMTRATLDSGRENMLKIIRDTVDNSTVEMRCDHPFNFISMAFEAFTLGDMELYVCLCRDMEDLLDRCEMDESRRRSLRGELYLTRSFGYYNDIEAMGKDHSRAYELLGPHSRLFKPDTPWTFGWPSVLGMFHSESGKLDRELSDMDRWLPQYNSLTSGNGSGAELIFRAEALLYRGQDDEAEALAIRALDVTKRLNQDSLYICTAFLLQRIALLRGDGPGFVDSRKVRDRCAHWSVYALSNRITDVATGFISCLLGDPAGVPSRVCSEGFLKGASPAVPFYCMVYGRLALLTGRERELILRSEELLFPAGRYRNLLVEIYLHIYFAVAYFRLDRKSDGSDALGKALDMAMPDGLILPFAENGDFLGSSLDIALEERWSYDRNRLSSLVKRYSLGKERILQSISGMDALEGLTLRENDVAILVSEGLSNREIGERLYLSENTVKFYLKSIFQKLEIKSRREIKKALSLR; translated from the coding sequence TTGACAAACGTCCAGAAAGATTACCGTCCTCAGGTCCACTACTACTCCGATAGGTTAAGAGACAAGCTGAGTATGATTGGCGATTTTAGAACGACGTTTATCGAGGCTCCCTCCGGTGCAGGCAAGACCACCGCCGTTCAGGACTTCCTCAACGGTTCGGGGTTGGAAAATCCTTCCGTTCGCTGGTTCGTCGCCAGCGAGGAGCCTCATACATCCGGCTGGAGGAGATTTTGCCTTGTCTTAGAGGAAATCGATCCCTACGCTGGTTCCCGACTCTTAGGTCTGGGTTTTCCCGTAGAGGACAATCAGGGCGAAATCGCTCAGGTTCTTATAGGCCTAGTCTGCAATGATGAAACCTATCTTGTCTGCGATAACTTTCAGTTTATCCAAAAAAACCTCCCTCCGTCGGTTTGGAGGGCCCTTGTGGAGCACGGTGGGAAGGGCCTTCGGTTGGTCATACTCACCCAGCAGCTTTCATCCCGAGGTCTGGCGATTCTGGGCAACGCCAGTGTCCTCAGGATAGAGGACGAGGACCTGTGCCTGAGGGAGGAGGAGATCGGAGGCTATTATGGTTTGGCTGGGGTGAACCTGGATTCCGAACAGAGACGCCGTCTTTACCTTTACTCCGAGGGATGGATAGCCGCTCTTTATCTCCAGTTAGTAGGTTACATCCGAACTGGGTCTCTTGAGGGAAGGTCCAGTATCTACGAGCTGGTAAACGAGCTATTTTGGAAGGACTTATCCTTTCAGGATCGTCAGGTTCTGCTTCGTCTGTCCCCTTTCGACAACTTTACCGTCCCTCAGCTGTGCTCTCTTTTGGGCCTTGATAGAGTTCCTGAAGAGCTTATGGATAGTTTGATGGGATGGATGTTTATCCGCTACGATATAGAGAGTCGTCGCTACTTTATCCACTCTATCCTCCTTGATTTTATCCGCTCTGTCATTCGAGATGAGCCCGATTCATTTCAAAGGTCGGTGCTGGCTGCCGCCGGAAGATGGTGTGCTGACCGAGGGGAGAAGACTCAGGCGCTGATCTTCTTCTATCGCTTGGGAGACTACGGGGAGATCCTGTCGCTGGATCTACACTGTTCCGATATGACCAGGGCGACGCTGGACTCCGGTCGGGAGAATATGTTAAAGATCATTCGGGATACGGTGGACAACTCTACCGTTGAGATGCGTTGCGATCACCCGTTTAACTTTATATCCATGGCTTTTGAGGCATTTACCCTAGGGGATATGGAGTTATACGTTTGCCTTTGTCGTGATATGGAGGATCTGTTGGATCGATGCGAGATGGACGAAAGTCGTCGTCGGTCCCTAAGGGGAGAGCTTTATCTCACGAGATCTTTCGGATATTACAACGATATAGAGGCCATGGGAAAGGATCACAGCCGTGCCTACGAGCTTTTGGGGCCCCACAGCAGGCTGTTTAAACCTGATACTCCATGGACCTTCGGATGGCCGTCGGTCCTGGGCATGTTTCACAGCGAATCGGGGAAACTGGATAGAGAATTGTCCGACATGGACCGGTGGCTTCCTCAATACAACTCGCTTACATCGGGAAACGGTAGTGGGGCAGAGCTTATATTCAGGGCGGAGGCCCTGCTCTATCGGGGGCAGGACGACGAGGCGGAGGCCCTGGCTATTAGGGCACTGGATGTGACCAAACGATTGAACCAGGATAGCCTCTATATCTGTACCGCCTTTTTGTTGCAGAGGATCGCCCTGCTGAGAGGGGATGGTCCAGGATTCGTCGATAGCCGTAAGGTGAGGGATCGATGTGCTCATTGGTCGGTCTACGCTTTATCCAACCGTATAACCGATGTAGCGACAGGTTTTATATCCTGCCTGCTAGGTGATCCAGCGGGAGTACCCTCCAGGGTCTGTTCCGAGGGATTCCTCAAAGGTGCTTCTCCTGCGGTCCCCTTCTATTGCATGGTGTACGGACGTCTGGCCCTCCTGACCGGGAGGGAGAGAGAGCTGATTCTGCGGTCGGAGGAGCTTTTATTTCCGGCGGGAAGATATCGAAACCTGCTGGTGGAAATCTACCTCCACATCTACTTTGCGGTGGCCTACTTTCGTCTTGACAGAAAGTCCGATGGGTCGGATGCCCTTGGCAAAGCCCTTGACATGGCCATGCCCGACGGACTTATATTGCCCTTTGCTGAGAATGGGGATTTTCTAGGTAGCTCTCTCGATATAGCCCTAGAGGAGCGATGGAGTTACGATAGGAACAGATTATCCTCCCTCGTAAAGCGTTATTCTTTAGGCAAGGAGAGGATTCTCCAAAGCATATCAGGCATGGATGCCCTAGAGGGACTAACCTTGAGGGAAAACGACGTAGCCATCCTCGTCAGTGAGGGACTGAGCAATAGGGAGATAGGGGAGAGGCTTTACCTTTCGGAGAACACCGTAAAGTTTTATCTGAAATCGATCTTCCAGAAGCTGGAGATAAAATCGCGCAGAGAGATAAAAAAAGCCCTTTCCCTTCGGTAA
- a CDS encoding DUF2442 domain-containing protein: MAFIKSVMPLNDWRLFVEMATGSVLVVDLSHKLDTAKFGDLKELGLFQSVTTDGDTISWNDGRVRLTARELMDVVFVDKKQWDEGM; encoded by the coding sequence GTGGCCTTTATAAAGTCGGTGATGCCACTAAACGATTGGCGTCTTTTCGTGGAGATGGCGACGGGGAGCGTTTTGGTGGTCGATCTCTCCCATAAACTGGATACTGCTAAATTCGGTGACCTAAAGGAGCTTGGTCTATTCCAATCGGTCACTACCGACGGCGATACTATTTCCTGGAATGATGGCAGAGTACGTCTGACGGCCCGAGAGCTTATGGACGTGGTCTTCGTGGACAAAAAACAATGGGATGAAGGAATGTAA
- a CDS encoding gamma-glutamyl-gamma-aminobutyrate hydrolase family protein yields MTKPLIAIASNLEFKETTEKVDLNRAYSEAVMMAGGLPLVIPITSNPKDIETYLSLTSGLLLPGGVDIDPLAFGEEPVPGLEEVRPELDEFHLTIARLALDRSMPILGICRGCQVLNVAAGGTLIQHIEPKEGILKHRQTVRRFHPCHSVDAEPGTLIESVLGKSFVVNSFHHQAVATPGEGMVISARAKDGIVETIEKEGTPFTVGVQWHPEAMLEGVDRSMLPLFERFVSACN; encoded by the coding sequence ATGACAAAACCTTTGATAGCCATAGCTTCAAACCTGGAGTTTAAGGAAACTACGGAAAAAGTGGATCTCAACAGAGCCTATTCGGAAGCGGTGATGATGGCAGGAGGACTGCCGTTGGTGATTCCCATAACCTCAAACCCTAAAGACATAGAGACCTACCTCTCTCTGACGTCGGGGCTCCTGTTACCTGGAGGGGTGGACATAGACCCTCTGGCCTTCGGGGAAGAACCGGTCCCAGGGCTTGAAGAGGTCAGGCCCGAGCTGGACGAGTTTCATCTCACCATAGCCAGGCTGGCTCTGGACAGGTCTATGCCGATCCTGGGGATATGCCGGGGATGTCAGGTCCTCAACGTCGCCGCAGGGGGGACCTTGATCCAGCACATAGAGCCTAAAGAGGGGATACTGAAACACCGACAGACCGTAAGGCGGTTTCACCCCTGCCACTCCGTCGATGCAGAACCGGGCACTCTGATAGAGTCGGTACTAGGCAAATCTTTCGTCGTGAACAGCTTCCACCATCAGGCGGTGGCCACACCAGGCGAGGGAATGGTGATTTCCGCCAGGGCAAAAGACGGCATAGTGGAAACCATAGAGAAAGAGGGGACGCCTTTCACCGTCGGTGTCCAGTGGCATCCCGAGGCAATGCTGGAGGGCGTAGACAGATCCATGCTGCCCCTTTTCGAGCGTTTTGTGTCCGCCTGTAATTAG
- the cysE gene encoding serine O-acetyltransferase encodes MRDKGRGFWDAIVGDWNAVRRNDPALPTGWRGKAEFALCYPGVHALWIYRLGHSLHGKGIPVIPRIISHLGRLITGIEIHPGAVIGKGLFIDHGMGVVIGETAEIGDDVSLFHGVTLGGRGGEVGKRHPTVEDEVVIGAGTQVLGPIRLGKGARVGAGSVVLEDVPPGVTVTGEQARVRDGSGPLLRRIDELERRIDEMAALLGSSRGQEVA; translated from the coding sequence ATGAGAGATAAAGGAAGAGGCTTTTGGGACGCCATAGTGGGGGACTGGAACGCAGTCAGGAGAAACGATCCTGCACTGCCCACCGGATGGAGGGGAAAGGCGGAGTTTGCCCTGTGCTATCCCGGAGTTCACGCCCTGTGGATATACAGATTGGGGCACAGTCTCCACGGTAAAGGGATACCGGTTATCCCAAGGATAATAAGCCATCTAGGACGGTTGATTACAGGTATAGAGATCCACCCCGGTGCGGTTATAGGCAAGGGCCTCTTTATAGACCACGGCATGGGGGTGGTCATAGGGGAGACCGCCGAGATAGGGGACGACGTTTCCCTGTTTCACGGCGTTACCCTGGGAGGAAGGGGAGGAGAGGTTGGCAAGCGGCACCCTACCGTCGAGGATGAGGTAGTGATCGGTGCGGGGACTCAGGTATTAGGCCCCATAAGGTTGGGCAAAGGAGCCAGGGTTGGGGCGGGCAGCGTGGTGCTGGAGGACGTCCCCCCTGGGGTTACGGTGACAGGAGAACAGGCCAGGGTGAGGGACGGTTCGGGCCCTCTCCTTCGGAGGATAGATGAACTTGAACGGCGTATAGACGAGATGGCCGCCCTTTTAGGGTCGTCCAGGGGACAGGAGGTCGCGTGA
- the cysK gene encoding cysteine synthase A has translation MRYKVDELINVKAIGKTAMMVVRPCEGLGEIAFKLEGNGLGGSIKDRTAWGMLRRAEELGELRDDTVIVEPTSGNTGIALAMLGRSLGLSVVLTMPESMSRERRDLLTAYGARLELTSGERGMVGAMERAKEIAEEDPRALMVDQFSNPGNPWAHQVTTGPEILQELWGRRIDGFVAGVGTGGTLTGTARALKPVHHSLRVVAVEPASSPVLSGGEVAPHGIQGIGAGFIPPVLDRSLVDEVTTVTDSEAREGTRELLARWGIFSGISSGANYMAALKLAKEVGPDGLVVTVLPDRGDKYISTGVFSA, from the coding sequence ATGAGATATAAAGTCGATGAGTTGATAAACGTCAAAGCTATAGGCAAGACCGCAATGATGGTGGTGAGGCCCTGCGAGGGGCTAGGGGAAATAGCTTTTAAGCTGGAGGGTAACGGCCTCGGAGGATCGATAAAGGACAGGACCGCATGGGGAATGCTTCGCAGGGCGGAGGAACTGGGAGAGCTGAGGGACGATACTGTGATAGTGGAACCTACGTCGGGAAACACCGGCATAGCCCTCGCCATGCTCGGCAGGAGCCTAGGGCTTTCGGTGGTGCTGACTATGCCCGAATCTATGTCCAGAGAGAGACGGGATCTTCTCACCGCCTACGGCGCAAGACTTGAGCTGACCTCCGGGGAGAGGGGGATGGTTGGGGCTATGGAGAGGGCCAAGGAGATAGCCGAGGAAGACCCTAGGGCTCTTATGGTGGACCAGTTTTCCAACCCCGGGAATCCCTGGGCCCATCAGGTGACCACTGGCCCGGAGATCCTTCAGGAGCTGTGGGGGAGGCGGATCGACGGTTTCGTGGCAGGGGTGGGCACCGGCGGAACTTTGACCGGAACCGCCAGGGCCCTAAAGCCGGTCCACCACAGCTTGAGAGTCGTAGCCGTCGAGCCCGCATCCAGCCCCGTTTTGTCCGGCGGGGAGGTCGCTCCTCACGGCATACAGGGGATAGGGGCGGGGTTTATTCCTCCCGTACTGGACAGATCCTTGGTGGACGAGGTTACCACCGTGACCGACTCTGAGGCCCGGGAGGGAACCAGAGAACTTCTGGCCCGGTGGGGCATATTCTCCGGTATCTCCTCCGGTGCCAACTATATGGCGGCCCTTAAACTGGCCAAGGAGGTCGGACCTGACGGTCTTGTGGTCACAGTTCTCCCGGACAGAGGGGATAAATACATAAGCACAGGGGTCTTTAGCGCTTAA
- a CDS encoding DUF502 domain-containing protein, producing the protein MSDFEKTPPSNDHSGDNKPPLLKRFGKNFATGLLVFLPLAILIFIVRLLIQTVTVVGKTLFGFTESVEATMVIFVLLIMVITYAGSKFAKREIWTLNSLEKAIIAIPLAGSWYETIKDLVGSFTGTGKTDAYLGVVRVPVGRGHVLGFVTRKDTDPDGEVSLSIFMPTSPNPTSGIVLFFREEDVQYVDITPEHAFKIIISLGLKR; encoded by the coding sequence GTGAGCGATTTTGAGAAAACCCCGCCTTCAAACGACCACAGCGGAGACAATAAGCCCCCGCTGCTAAAAAGGTTTGGCAAAAACTTTGCCACAGGGCTTCTGGTGTTTCTGCCTCTGGCAATTTTAATCTTTATAGTCAGACTTCTGATACAGACCGTGACGGTGGTAGGCAAGACACTTTTTGGCTTCACCGAATCGGTGGAGGCCACTATGGTTATCTTCGTCTTACTGATCATGGTGATCACCTACGCCGGCAGCAAGTTCGCAAAGAGAGAGATATGGACGCTGAATTCCCTGGAAAAGGCCATTATCGCCATCCCTCTGGCGGGATCGTGGTACGAGACCATAAAGGACCTAGTGGGTTCTTTTACCGGAACGGGAAAAACCGACGCCTATCTAGGGGTCGTAAGGGTTCCGGTGGGCAGAGGGCACGTCCTGGGATTCGTAACCAGAAAGGACACCGACCCGGATGGAGAGGTCAGCCTGAGCATCTTCATGCCTACATCGCCTAACCCCACCTCAGGGATAGTCCTGTTTTTCAGGGAAGAGGACGTCCAGTACGTGGATATAACCCCGGAACACGCCTTCAAGATAATCATATCCCTAGGTCTTAAGCGCTAA
- a CDS encoding HD domain-containing protein translates to MISRSLIELIFSSSSIERWNDHPRPVQFTEMAKQAHKFIIAYVIGRDEEDRGVSVDWQSLIEGSIFEFLHRVVVTDIKPPIFHRLMADKTQRDQLNRWVMKKLTPLLAPIPGNLIDRWEHYFLSDNRERQERKYLQAAHYLATKWEFDFIYLWSTPIYRIESTKDEIYRQVMEHMDIQAVRKIVQDEGLAGFISLVGQLRFQKRWAQTPRIPQTSVLGHLLFVAILSWLVVYELGGCDKRLYNAFYGGLFHDLPEVLTRDIVSPVKRSVEGLEQMIKDLEMEAISQEVLPLIPTSWHDEILSFVKDEFENRIKREDGTRLILPGNLTEDHDKDHLDPIDGKVIEGCDKLAAFIEASESIRIGIKSGELFDGKRNIYEKYYNKTLNGYPIGILFDYFR, encoded by the coding sequence TTGATAAGTCGCTCCCTCATAGAGCTTATTTTCTCCTCCTCCAGCATAGAGAGGTGGAACGACCATCCTAGGCCGGTGCAGTTCACCGAGATGGCCAAACAAGCGCACAAGTTCATTATAGCCTACGTCATAGGAAGAGACGAGGAGGATCGAGGGGTTAGCGTAGACTGGCAGAGCCTGATCGAGGGCTCTATTTTCGAGTTTCTCCACAGAGTTGTGGTGACCGATATAAAACCCCCTATATTCCATCGACTGATGGCGGACAAAACACAAAGAGACCAGCTCAATCGGTGGGTGATGAAAAAACTGACCCCCCTTCTAGCCCCCATACCGGGGAACCTGATCGATCGATGGGAACACTATTTTTTATCCGATAACAGGGAGAGACAGGAGAGAAAATACCTCCAGGCGGCCCACTATTTAGCGACCAAGTGGGAGTTCGACTTCATATACCTGTGGAGCACCCCTATATACAGGATAGAGAGCACAAAAGATGAGATATACCGCCAGGTAATGGAACACATGGACATCCAGGCTGTGAGAAAGATAGTCCAGGACGAAGGCCTAGCGGGATTCATTTCCCTGGTAGGCCAGCTCAGGTTTCAAAAAAGGTGGGCCCAGACCCCGAGAATACCTCAGACCTCGGTTTTAGGCCACCTGCTTTTCGTGGCAATACTCTCCTGGCTTGTGGTTTATGAGCTAGGCGGATGCGATAAAAGGCTTTATAACGCGTTCTACGGAGGGCTCTTTCACGACCTGCCGGAGGTCCTCACCAGAGATATAGTCTCTCCGGTAAAAAGGTCCGTAGAGGGGCTGGAGCAGATGATAAAGGACCTGGAGATGGAGGCCATCTCTCAGGAGGTATTGCCCCTTATTCCGACCTCATGGCACGACGAAATCCTGTCTTTCGTCAAAGACGAGTTCGAGAACCGAATAAAACGGGAAGACGGGACCAGGCTGATCCTCCCGGGAAATCTGACGGAGGACCACGATAAAGATCATCTAGACCCTATAGACGGCAAGGTCATAGAGGGGTGCGATAAACTGGCCGCCTTTATAGAGGCATCCGAATCGATCAGGATCGGCATAAAATCGGGCGAGCTCTTCGATGGCAAGAGAAATATATACGAAAAATACTACAACAAGACGCTAAACGGATATCCAATCGGTATCCTTTTCGACTACTTCCGATAG
- a CDS encoding transglycosylase SLT domain-containing protein gives MRKFIVTMAFLAAFVASSSIGVAYSSEVDRLFWERNWSDLTALLSEDLSPREKSVVANGLWTQGRWEDALDVMDALREFYPAEVAPYGEMLYVLGLERTGRTREAYDSALGLYLSSPPGDLTYYVCFALSRLTGNEEERRKWMRRMVDATDDGTLKAQTLDKLMDFPDPSLSDASAVLKVRALNVKALDLFRKAPVSRERSYRLGYAAYLRGRDEEAVKYLSQVPLSGPFAQSGLYYRSMSLYRLKRYKEALPLLSRLIFMEGSDFIVRGTRRISLIGERGHREEALKILYRASRELTGDGALTASASYASLLKGEAKVKEEDRILSNHPGSRPALDILWRRAWERWDSRDYSGALGFFRRASVARPEHLYWAGRCLERLGESAKAAETFKALVKNHPLSVYAFMAAPDHSLGFEPQGQGLRRVDTELERWGFVVHSKMKRAGSSDPLERYNGAWLASWMGQEDEAYRAARPLAPMTVGGKGFPEDLARFLHPRPFRSEVESIAERFSVEPEIVWSIMKQESAFNPSAVSWVGASGLMQLMPGTAKWEADTVKIGKYDVFSVRDNIILGTAHISRLMKTYPRLEWALAAYNAGGGNVNKWNRTSEEKPLDLWMEGVPFTETRGYVKHVMGNLFVYRQLYGQSGESK, from the coding sequence ATGAGAAAGTTTATCGTAACGATGGCATTTTTGGCGGCCTTTGTAGCCAGCTCTTCGATAGGGGTCGCGTACTCCTCGGAGGTCGACCGCCTTTTCTGGGAGAGAAACTGGAGCGATCTGACCGCTTTGCTCTCCGAGGATCTTTCCCCCAGGGAGAAATCGGTCGTTGCCAACGGACTATGGACCCAAGGTAGATGGGAGGATGCTCTCGACGTAATGGATGCCTTGAGGGAGTTCTATCCCGCCGAGGTCGCCCCTTACGGGGAGATGTTATACGTATTGGGCCTGGAGAGGACCGGAAGGACCAGGGAGGCCTACGACTCGGCGCTGGGCCTTTACCTCTCCTCCCCGCCGGGAGACCTGACCTATTATGTCTGTTTTGCCCTGTCCAGGCTGACCGGCAACGAGGAGGAACGGCGTAAATGGATGAGACGTATGGTGGACGCTACCGACGACGGGACCTTAAAGGCCCAGACTTTGGATAAACTGATGGATTTTCCCGATCCCTCCCTCTCGGATGCCTCGGCGGTCCTTAAGGTCAGGGCTCTGAACGTAAAGGCTCTGGATCTGTTCAGAAAAGCTCCGGTTTCACGGGAGCGATCCTATCGTCTGGGCTACGCCGCTTACCTGAGAGGCAGAGATGAAGAAGCGGTAAAATACCTTTCCCAGGTACCTCTGTCAGGACCTTTCGCCCAGAGTGGCCTCTACTATCGCTCCATGAGCCTGTATCGGCTGAAGAGGTACAAAGAGGCTCTGCCGCTGCTTTCCCGCCTCATCTTCATGGAGGGAAGCGACTTTATCGTCAGAGGTACCAGGCGGATCTCCCTTATAGGAGAGAGAGGACACAGAGAGGAAGCCCTTAAGATTCTGTACAGGGCGTCGAGGGAGCTGACCGGAGACGGCGCCTTGACCGCTTCGGCGTCCTATGCCTCCCTTCTGAAAGGGGAAGCTAAGGTAAAGGAGGAGGATAGAATCCTCAGCAACCACCCAGGATCAAGACCGGCTCTCGATATCCTATGGCGTAGGGCCTGGGAAAGGTGGGACTCCCGGGATTACTCCGGTGCTCTAGGCTTTTTCCGTAGGGCGTCGGTGGCGAGGCCGGAGCATCTGTACTGGGCTGGTAGGTGTCTCGAGAGGCTAGGGGAGAGCGCTAAAGCCGCCGAGACCTTTAAGGCCCTGGTGAAAAACCATCCTCTTTCGGTCTACGCCTTTATGGCCGCCCCCGACCACTCTTTGGGCTTTGAACCTCAGGGGCAGGGGCTTAGAAGGGTGGATACGGAGCTGGAGAGGTGGGGATTCGTCGTCCACTCGAAGATGAAGAGAGCGGGAAGCTCCGATCCTCTGGAGAGGTACAACGGAGCGTGGCTCGCCAGCTGGATGGGCCAGGAGGACGAGGCCTACCGTGCCGCTAGGCCTCTGGCGCCTATGACCGTAGGCGGGAAGGGATTCCCCGAGGACCTGGCTCGGTTCCTACATCCCAGGCCTTTTAGGTCTGAGGTTGAGTCTATCGCCGAGAGGTTTTCCGTGGAGCCCGAGATAGTGTGGTCCATAATGAAGCAGGAGAGTGCTTTCAATCCGTCGGCGGTCAGCTGGGTAGGTGCCTCGGGCCTCATGCAGCTTATGCCCGGTACCGCTAAATGGGAGGCGGACACCGTCAAGATCGGAAAATACGACGTATTCTCAGTGAGAGATAACATAATCCTGGGGACCGCCCACATCTCAAGGCTTATGAAGACCTATCCTAGGCTGGAGTGGGCCCTTGCGGCCTATAATGCCGGAGGAGGCAACGTCAATAAGTGGAATAGGACCTCAGAAGAAAAGCCTCTGGACCTGTGGATGGAGGGAGTTCCCTTCACCGAGACCAGAGGCTACGTAAAACACGTTATGGGCAATCTCTTCGTCTATCGACAGCTCTACGGTCAGAGCGGGGAGTCGAAGTAG